In Mycteria americana isolate JAX WOST 10 ecotype Jacksonville Zoo and Gardens chromosome 3, USCA_MyAme_1.0, whole genome shotgun sequence, a single genomic region encodes these proteins:
- the DDX43 gene encoding putative ATP-dependent RNA helicase DDX43, with translation MSDWDTSSDEDAGAPSRPPSSAAGRLWQPPETPSQSRASLEGGGVRRSGAAGSRGPGEAARQRPPRAAAGQARDAAGPLCFHLDSALVGALIGRGGTKIRELEDSSGSRIKVIKGTYEAEVKIFGSVAVQNKAKMLIDDAVTRSGQNYIRGKTLDTIKPENNPKKSVINWAFLRENKAKYEAMKWADLPPIEKNFYKESSRTASMSQEEVELWRKENNNIICDDLKEGEKRCIPNPVCKFEDVFEHYPDIMANIRKAGFQKPTPIQSQAWPIILQGIDLIGIAQTGTGKTLAYLMPGFIHLTSQPISKDQRGGPGMLVLAPTRELALQVEAECLKYTYKGIKSICIYGGGDRKGQIDVVTKGVDIVIATPGRLNDLQMNNFINLKSITYLVLDEADRMLDMGFEPQIMKILIDVRPDRQTVMTSATWPDGVRRLAKSYLKNPMIVYVGTLDLAAVNTVEQRVIVIAEEEKRAFMQYFIDSMKPKDKVIIFVGKKLTADDLASDFGLQGIPVQSLHGNREQCDREQALDDFKKGKVRVLVATDLASRGLDVHDITHVFNFDFPRNIEEYVHRVGRTGRAGRTGEAVTLVTKNDWRVASELIEILERANQVVPNELIAMAERYKQFQIRKEIEKDIRRPQRKPSK, from the exons ATGTCTGACTGGGACACGAGCAGCGACGAGGATGCTGGCGCGCCGAGTCGGCCGCCATCTTCTGCCGCCGGGCGTCTGTGGCAGCCGCCGGAGACCCCTTCGCAGAGCCGCGCCTCCCTAGAGGGCGGCGGGGTACGAAGGAGTG GCGCGGCAGGCTCCCGTGGCCCGGGAGAGGCGGCGCGGCAGCGgccgccccgagccgccgccggccAAGCTCGGGACGCCGCGGGGCCTCTCTGCTTCCACCTCGACAGCGCACTGGTTGGGGCTCTCATAG GTCGGGGCGGAACTAAAATAAGAGAACTTGAGGATTCTTCAGGTTCCAGGATAAAG GTTATAAAGGGAACCTATGAAGCTGAAGTAAAGATTTTTGGCAGTGTTGCTgtgcaaaacaaagccaagatGTTGATTGACGATGCTGTTACAAGATCCGGACAAAACTACATTAGAG GAAAAACCTTGGACACTATCAAGCCTGAAAATAACCCAAAGAAATCGGTGATTAACTGGGCCTTTCTTCgagaaaacaaagctaaatatGAAGCTATGAAGTGGGCAG ACTTGCCTCCAATTGAGAAAAACTTCTATAAAGAATCGTCAAGGACTGCATCTATGTCACAAGAAGAAGTGGAACTGTGGCG gaaagaaaataataatataatttgtgATGACTTAAAAGAAGGTGAAAAGCGCTGCATTCCCAATCCTGTTTGTAAATTTGAAGATGTATTTGAGCATTATCCTGATATTATGGCTAATATAAGAAAAGCTGGTTTTCAAAAACCTACACCAATTCAG tcCCAGGCATGGCCGATCATACTCCAAGGAATTGATCTTATTGGTATAGCACAAACTGGTACTGGGAAGACATTAGCGTACTTAATGCCTGGATTCATTCACTTGACTTCACAACCAAT ATCCAAAGATCAGCGTGGGGGGCCAGGAATGTTAGTCCTTGCTCCCACTCGAGAACTGGCACTTCAAGTAGAGGCAGAGTGTTTGAAGTACACATACAAAGGAATTAAAAG tatttgcatATATGGTGGTGGGGACCGAAAAGGACAGATAGACGTGGTTACCAAAGGTGTGGATATTGTTATTGCTACTCCTGGCAGACTGAATGATCTTCAAATGAACAACTTCATAAATTTGAAGAGCATAACATACTTG GTTTTAGATGAGGCTGACAGAATGTTGGATATGGGATTTGAACCTCAGATAATGAAGATCCTAATAGATGTGAGGCCTGACAGACAAACTGTTATGACAAG TGCTACTTGGCCTGATGGTGTTCGTCGCCTAGCGAAATCCTATTTGAAAAATCCTATGATTGTGTATGTTGGCACTCTTGACTTAGCA GCAGTAAATACAGTAGAACAGAGAGTTATTGTTATCGCCGAGGAGGAAAAGAGAGCTTTCATGCAATACTTCATTGACTCTATGAAGCCAAAAGATAAGGTCATcatttttgtgggaaaaaaacTTAC AGCTGATGACTTAGCAAGTGACTTTGGTCTCCAAGGAATTCCAGTACAGTCACTTCATGGTAACAGGGAACAGTGTGATCGAGAACAGGCTTTAGATGACTTCAAGAAAG GCAAAGTCAGAGTACTGGTAGCTACTGACTTAGCATCCCGTGGCCTTGATGTGCACGACATTACTCATGTTTTTAACTTTGACTTCCCTCGCAACATTGAAGAATATGTTCATAGAGTAGGTCGTACTGGAAGAGCAGG ACGTACCGGGGAGGCAGTAACACTTGTCACTAAGAATGATTGGAGGGTTGCATCTGAACTGATTGAAATTCTGGAAAGAGCAAACCAA